The Boseongicola sp. DNA segment GACATGGGTTCGCTTGTTGGCGAGGCACGCATGGCGATGCTGCTGCAAAGGGTAAGTCGGGGTGCCGATGTTATGTCGGCGCGTGAGGCTTTGGAGATCGCAACCGTGGGCGGCGCAAAGGTTTTGGGCCGCGACGACATCGGGCGACTGCGTGCGGGCATGCGGGCCGATATTGCGGTTTGGGATGTGTCGGGCGTGGAAAGTGCGGGCAGTTGGGATCGGGCGGCACTGCTGCTGGCGGGGCCAACAAAGGTGCGAGATCTGTTTGTCGAAGGGCGGCGCGTTGTGGACGATGGCCGGATTGCGACCGTCAACATGGACGCGGCCCTGGCAGATGGTCGCAGGTCATTGGCGCGGCTGATGGGCTAGGGGCGATGCGCCCCTAGTGAATGGATTTGCCTAAGATGCGCACATCCTGAATGGCGCGGTCATCGCCGATCATGATGGTTGGGAAGACGGCTTCCCAGATGTCGTTGGCTCGGTTGGCGCGTTGTTCGATGACCGGTGTAGATTTCAAGTCGAGAACCATGAGGTCGGCATCGAACCCGGGCTGTAGCGAACCAATGCGGTTTTGCTGACCGAGTGCCTGGGCTGACCCGGTTGTTGCCAGCCAAAGAAGTTCAGCAGGGTGTGTTGGGCGGCCTTTCAGTTGGCCGATCTCATAAGCCGCGGCCATTGTGCGCAGCATAGAGAAGGATGAGCCGCCGCCGGTGTCCGTAGCAAGGCCTACCGTTTGATGCTCGCCTTTTAGGCCGCCCATGTCGAACAATCCCGAACCGATGAAGGTGTTTGACGTTGGGCAATGGACAACGGCGCTGCCGGTTTCCTTTAAGCGAGCGCGTTCGCGGTCGGTCAGGTGGATGGCGTGGCCGAAGATTCCACCTTCTCGCAAAAGTCCGGTGGCCTCATAGGTATCGAGATAGTCACGCGCCTCGGGGAACAGGTCGAGCACCCATGCGATTTCGTCGGTTTGTTCAGAAAGATGCGTTTGCATAGGGCAATCGGGGTGTTCGCCCCAAAGTGCACCAAGTGCAGAAAGCTGATCGCGCGTTGATGTGGGCGAAAACCGCGGTGTGATGGCGTATGTCAGGCGATCCTGACCGTGCCATTTGTTCAGAAGGGCTTTGCTGTCGTCATAGGCCGACTGGACGGTGTCCTTAAGCCCATCTGGTGCGTTCCGGTCCATACAGGTTTTGCCAGCGACAGTGCAGAGGTTGCGGGCTTGAGCTTCAGCAAAAAAGGCATCGACGCTTTCAGGATGGATGGTGCAGAAACTGGCGACGGTTGTGGTGCCGTTCGATAACGAAAGATCGAAGAAGAGCTTTGCCGCCTCGGCGGCGTAGTCGGGATCACCGAAGCGCATTTCTTCGGGGAAGGTATAGCTGTTCAGCCAGTCGATCAGCCGTTTGCCCCAGCTGGCGATGATTGCGGTCTGCGGATAATGGACGTGAGCATCCACAAAGCCTGGCAGGATCAGGCTTTCGCCGTAATCTGTAATCGCAGCGTCGGAATGCGCAGCTATTAAATCGTCGGAATTGCCGACAGCACCGATCTTTCCGTCGTCGATCAGAACGGCACCGCGTGTGTTGTGGCGCGCTGCATCCAGACCTGTCTGAAACGGGTCACTGTTAAATTGCAATGTCTGCCCAATAAGCAGTTGTTTGTCGGCCATGGCGTGGTCCCTCCGGCGACCTAGTAAAATGCGCTGAGGCTCTGTTGTCCATGGCAGACTTCGCCTAGGGTGCCCGCAATCTCAGGAGGGTGCCCCGATGACGAGCGATCAGATCGAAGAAATCGACGCCTCAGAGGACGAGACCGAGGACGATTACGCGCTGCGAAATCGGGTGGTCAACGCCGCCATTGAGGCGACGGAAGCGGGTGATCGAGTAGCTCTGGCCCAGGTTCTGGAGCCGCTTCACGCGGCCGATATCGCTGACCTTTTGGAGCAGGTCGACGGAGATGATCGAGTAGCGATGTTGCGGCTGGCCGGTGATCTTATCGATGGCGATATCCTGAGTGAGATCGACGACGACATTCGAGACGAGGTCGTTGAAGCACTTGAGCCAACGGTTTTGGCGGACGCGGTGCGCGAGTTGGAATCCGATGATGTTGTCGACATTTTGGAAGATTTGGACGAGCCGCAACACAAAGCGATTCTTGACGCGCTGGATGTTGTTGACCGGATCGCTGTCGAACAGGCGTTGTCTTACCCGGAGTTCTCGGCCGGTCGTCTTATGCAACGCGAAGCTGTTATTGCGCCCGAACATTGGACTGTGGGTGACTCGATCGACCATCTACGCGCGCACGATGATTTGCCCGAGGAATTTTATCATGTGATTTTGGTCGATCCACGACATCAGCCAACGGCGTTTGTGGCCTTGGGTCGATTGTTGGCATCACGGCGCGACGTGCCATTGAAAGATATTACCGAGGAAGAGTTTCGAACATTTGATGTGATTGAGGATGAAGGCGACGTTGCCTATGCGTTCAACCAATATCACTTGATCACGGCACCAGTCATTGAAGAAGACGGTCGATTGGTTGGGGTCATCACAATAGATGACGCCATGGCGGTGTTGGATGAAGAGCACGAGGAAGACGTTTTGCGTCTTGGCGGTGTGGGTGACGAAAGCCTGTCGAACTCGACAATGGAAATTGTGAAGCGCCGATTCCCGTGGCTTGGGGTGAATTTGGCGACCGCAATATTGGCGTCACTTGTCATTTCATATTTTGAAGACGTTATCGAAGCAGTGGTGGCTTTGGCCGTGCTAATGCCGATTGTCGCCTCGATGGGTGGAAATGCCGGCACGCAGTCAATGACAGTTTCGGTGCGGGCACTGGCCACGCGCGACCTGACGGGATCGAATGCCTGGCGGGTGATCCGACGAGAAAGTCTGGCCGGGCTTTTGAATGGTGGGCTATTTGCCGTAATTATGGGGATCGTTGGGGTGTTGTGGTTTGGCTCTCCCTTGATTGGGGTCGTCATTGCGGTTGCGATGGTCGTTAATCTGTCAGTCGCCGGATTATCCGGCGTTCTAGTGCCGTTGGCGCTGGATAAGGCGGGCGTTGATCCTGCGTTGGCGGCTGGCACGTTCGTGACCACTGTGACGGATGTGGTTGGTTTCTTTGCGTTTTTGGGGCTGGCATCGATGGTATTGTTATGACCGACAAGAAATTATTGCGCAAAGAGGCGGGAAAACGCCGCAAGGCTGCATTTGAGGAGGTCGATCCTATCCCAGCATTGGATGCTCTGCGGCTGGTATTGGCAAAGACAGACGGGCCGGTGTCATTTTATTGGCCGATCCGCACCGAGATGGACCCGCGGCCCGTCATGGAAGAACTGGCCGGGGAGCGGGTCGTCTGCCTGCCTGTGACCCGCGGATATGAGGCCTTGACGTTTCGTGCCTGGGTGCCGGGGACCGAGATGGAGGTGGATAGTTTCGGTGTTGAGACGCCTAAGGCGACCGAGCTGGTGACGCCTGAAGTCTTGGTGGTTCCGCTGTTGGCATTTGATGGCCATGGGCATCGGTTGGGATATGGCGCGGGGCACTATGACCGCACACTGGATCGACTGCGCCCAAACGGGCCGGTGACAGCGATTGGCCTGGCGTTTGAGGCACAAATGGCAGAAACCCTGCCGATTGAACCGACTGACCAACGTTTGGATCTGATCGTGACCGAAGACCGCGTGCGCAGGTTTATCGAATAGCCCCGTTCACAAGGCTTGCGCGTTCTTCGTAGCCGCATTAGGGCGGTTTCATGCGTATTCTTTATCTAGGTGACGTGGTCGGGCTATCCGGCCGGAATGCCATCCGCGACCGATTGGCCGGATTGCGTGCCAAGTTGCGCGCCGATTTTGTTGTGCTGAATGGCGAAAACGCGACTTCGGGGGCGGGGCTTTCGGGCGATCACGCCAAAGGGTTGCTGGAGGCGGGCGCGGATGTGTTGGTTTTGGGCGATCACGCCTTTGATCAGCGTGACATGCAGACTTTTATCGGGCAGGAGCCGCGCATTCTCAGGCCATTGAATTATGCTAAATCTGCGCCAGGTGTTGGTGCGCGGGTTTATGATGTGCCTGGCGGCCGTAAGATATTGGTCGCGCAGGTCTTGGGTCAGGTCTTTATGAAGCGCCCGTTCGATGACCCGTTTTCGGCGGTGGATACTGTGCTGAAGAAGCACCCCATGGGCGGAATGGTGCAGGCCAGTCTGGTCGACATTCATTGCGAGGCCACCAGCGAAAAGATGGGCATGGGGCATTATTGTGATGGTCGTGCTAGCATTGTGGTTGGTTCGCATACCCATGTGCCGACTGCGGATGCGATGATCCTGCCCGGCGGCACGGCGTTCCAATCCGATGCGGGAATGTGTGGCGACTACAACTCGGTCATTGGGATGGACAAGGAAGAGCCGTTGCGGCGGTTTATCACTGGCATGGGCAAGGGGCGGTTTCAGCCTGCGAGCGGCGAGGGCACGTTAAGCGGTCTCTTCGTTGTGACGGATGATCGGACCGGCAAAGCCAAGGACGTGCAAATGATCCGGGATGGCGGAATGTTGTCGCAGTCTGTTCCGGAATGAGGGAACTAATATTTCTTTTACTCTGCCTGGCGGTGATGGGCGCTGGTTGGGGAGCCACCCAACCATTAGCAAAGATTGCCACCAGTGAGGGCTATCGCCACATCGGATTGATCTTCTGGCAACTTGCTATCGGTGCTTTGGTGATGTTCATCATTCAGACTGTGCGTGGCAAACGGCTGATTTTGACGGTTCCGGCATTGAAGATTTATCTACTGATTGCATTAATCGGGACCATTCTGCCGAACTCGGCATCCTATGAGGCGATCAGGCATCTGCCATCGGGGATTATCTCGATACTTTTGTCGTTGGTGCCGATGATGGCATTTCCTATTGCATTGGCATTGTATATCGAGCGATTTCAACCGATCAGGTTCATCGGATTAGTGCTTGGTTTGATTGGTGTTTTGTTGATTGTAGCCCCGGAAGCGAGTTTGCCGGAGAGGGCGGCGCTGATATTCATTCCATTGGCTCTGGTCGCACCGGCGTTTTACGCGCTGGAGGGAAATGTAGTTGCCAAGTGGGGCACGGCCGGTCTTGGCCCTGTAGCAGTATTATATGGCGCCTCGGTTGTAGGCGCGATCATCACGTTTCCGGCTGCCCTGCTGTCAGGTGAGTTTATTGACCCGAGACTACCGTGGAGCACGCCGGATTACGCCCTGATATTGGCGTCAGTGATCCATGTGTTGGTTTATACGTGCTATGTCTGGATGGTGAAGCGCGCCGGACCGGTCTTTGCGGTACAGGTCAGCTATTTGGTGACGGGTTTTGGGGTTGGCTGGGCTATGTTGATTTTGGGTGAAAGTTATTCGATTTGGGTTTGGGCTGCGATGGCAGTTATATTGTCGGGTGTTTTCCTCGTTCAGCCGCGATCAAGTGAAACGCTTGTAGACGAGCCGGAAACCGGCAAGACTTGATCACGAGATGACGGATGTTTTCGGATTTTCGCCCGAGGTTCAGGCGATATTATCGCTGGCCGTAGTTGGCATCATGTTTGCCATGTTCCTGTGGGAGCGGTGGCCGACGGAGGTTGTGGCCATCGGCGGGGTGGCGCTGCTGTTGGCGACAGGCCTTTTGC contains these protein-coding regions:
- the guaD gene encoding guanine deaminase, with product MADKQLLIGQTLQFNSDPFQTGLDAARHNTRGAVLIDDGKIGAVGNSDDLIAAHSDAAITDYGESLILPGFVDAHVHYPQTAIIASWGKRLIDWLNSYTFPEEMRFGDPDYAAEAAKLFFDLSLSNGTTTVASFCTIHPESVDAFFAEAQARNLCTVAGKTCMDRNAPDGLKDTVQSAYDDSKALLNKWHGQDRLTYAITPRFSPTSTRDQLSALGALWGEHPDCPMQTHLSEQTDEIAWVLDLFPEARDYLDTYEATGLLREGGIFGHAIHLTDRERARLKETGSAVVHCPTSNTFIGSGLFDMGGLKGEHQTVGLATDTGGGSSFSMLRTMAAAYEIGQLKGRPTHPAELLWLATTGSAQALGQQNRIGSLQPGFDADLMVLDLKSTPVIEQRANRANDIWEAVFPTIMIGDDRAIQDVRILGKSIH
- the mgtE gene encoding magnesium transporter codes for the protein MTSDQIEEIDASEDETEDDYALRNRVVNAAIEATEAGDRVALAQVLEPLHAADIADLLEQVDGDDRVAMLRLAGDLIDGDILSEIDDDIRDEVVEALEPTVLADAVRELESDDVVDILEDLDEPQHKAILDALDVVDRIAVEQALSYPEFSAGRLMQREAVIAPEHWTVGDSIDHLRAHDDLPEEFYHVILVDPRHQPTAFVALGRLLASRRDVPLKDITEEEFRTFDVIEDEGDVAYAFNQYHLITAPVIEEDGRLVGVITIDDAMAVLDEEHEEDVLRLGGVGDESLSNSTMEIVKRRFPWLGVNLATAILASLVISYFEDVIEAVVALAVLMPIVASMGGNAGTQSMTVSVRALATRDLTGSNAWRVIRRESLAGLLNGGLFAVIMGIVGVLWFGSPLIGVVIAVAMVVNLSVAGLSGVLVPLALDKAGVDPALAAGTFVTTVTDVVGFFAFLGLASMVLL
- a CDS encoding 5-formyltetrahydrofolate cyclo-ligase, whose protein sequence is MTDKKLLRKEAGKRRKAAFEEVDPIPALDALRLVLAKTDGPVSFYWPIRTEMDPRPVMEELAGERVVCLPVTRGYEALTFRAWVPGTEMEVDSFGVETPKATELVTPEVLVVPLLAFDGHGHRLGYGAGHYDRTLDRLRPNGPVTAIGLAFEAQMAETLPIEPTDQRLDLIVTEDRVRRFIE
- a CDS encoding metallophosphoesterase, whose amino-acid sequence is MRILYLGDVVGLSGRNAIRDRLAGLRAKLRADFVVLNGENATSGAGLSGDHAKGLLEAGADVLVLGDHAFDQRDMQTFIGQEPRILRPLNYAKSAPGVGARVYDVPGGRKILVAQVLGQVFMKRPFDDPFSAVDTVLKKHPMGGMVQASLVDIHCEATSEKMGMGHYCDGRASIVVGSHTHVPTADAMILPGGTAFQSDAGMCGDYNSVIGMDKEEPLRRFITGMGKGRFQPASGEGTLSGLFVVTDDRTGKAKDVQMIRDGGMLSQSVPE
- a CDS encoding EamA family transporter, whose amino-acid sequence is MRELIFLLLCLAVMGAGWGATQPLAKIATSEGYRHIGLIFWQLAIGALVMFIIQTVRGKRLILTVPALKIYLLIALIGTILPNSASYEAIRHLPSGIISILLSLVPMMAFPIALALYIERFQPIRFIGLVLGLIGVLLIVAPEASLPERAALIFIPLALVAPAFYALEGNVVAKWGTAGLGPVAVLYGASVVGAIITFPAALLSGEFIDPRLPWSTPDYALILASVIHVLVYTCYVWMVKRAGPVFAVQVSYLVTGFGVGWAMLILGESYSIWVWAAMAVILSGVFLVQPRSSETLVDEPETGKT